One Amycolatopsis thermophila DNA segment encodes these proteins:
- a CDS encoding FAD-dependent oxidoreductase translates to MTDTDVVVVGGGIGGLANAYALASAGHRVRVLERAPAFAEVGAGLQLAPNATRILREWGLLDEVVARGVLPRRLVLKDALDGAELTSLDLGQGFVDRYGAPYVVIHRSDLLTILHDACRDAGVELLADHKVDDVEVLPEGVRVRAGEREFAAEAALAADGLWSSLRPRLSRDQPVCSGYVAYRGTRPVAEVTGLDSDVLTDVVVHFGPKCHLVQYPLRGGELLNTVAVFASPSYERGAAEWGGPDELDAAFEGTCDAVRRGLEWLWRDRRWPMYDRLPVERWVDGRLALTGDAAHPMLQYLAQGACQALEDAHSLAGEVAKQQAASALEWPGALAAYEQARTARTARVQSSARVWGELWHCDGLARLLRNQYLTERRLDDYRWTDWLYRP, encoded by the coding sequence ATGACCGACACCGATGTCGTGGTGGTGGGCGGCGGGATCGGCGGCCTGGCCAACGCCTACGCCCTCGCCTCGGCGGGGCACCGCGTGCGCGTGCTGGAGCGGGCGCCCGCGTTCGCCGAGGTGGGCGCCGGGCTGCAGCTGGCGCCCAACGCCACCCGGATCCTGCGTGAGTGGGGCCTGCTCGACGAGGTCGTCGCGCGCGGGGTGCTGCCGCGGCGGCTCGTGCTCAAGGACGCGCTCGACGGCGCCGAACTGACCTCGCTCGACCTCGGCCAGGGCTTCGTCGACCGCTACGGGGCGCCGTACGTGGTCATCCACCGCAGCGACCTGCTGACGATCCTGCACGACGCCTGCCGCGACGCCGGGGTCGAACTGCTCGCCGACCACAAGGTCGACGACGTCGAGGTCCTGCCCGAGGGCGTGCGGGTGCGCGCGGGGGAGCGGGAGTTCGCGGCGGAGGCGGCGCTGGCCGCGGACGGGCTGTGGTCGTCGCTGCGGCCACGGCTGTCCCGCGACCAGCCGGTGTGCTCGGGGTACGTCGCCTACCGCGGCACCCGGCCGGTGGCCGAGGTGACCGGGCTGGATTCCGATGTGCTGACCGACGTGGTGGTCCACTTCGGACCGAAGTGCCACCTGGTGCAGTACCCGCTGCGCGGCGGCGAGCTGCTCAACACGGTCGCCGTGTTCGCCTCGCCGTCCTACGAGCGGGGCGCGGCGGAGTGGGGCGGGCCGGACGAGCTGGACGCGGCGTTCGAGGGCACCTGCGACGCGGTCCGGCGCGGCCTGGAATGGCTGTGGCGGGACCGGCGGTGGCCGATGTACGACCGGCTGCCCGTGGAGCGGTGGGTGGACGGACGGCTGGCCCTGACCGGGGACGCGGCGCACCCGATGCTGCAGTACCTCGCGCAGGGGGCGTGCCAGGCGCTGGAGGACGCGCACAGCCTCGCCGGCGAGGTGGCCAAGCAGCAGGCCGCGTCGGCGCTGGAGTGGCCGGGCGCGCTGGCGGCCTACGAGCAGGCCCGCACGGCGCGGACGGCGCGGGTCCAGTCGAGCGCGCGGGTCTGGGGAGAGCTCTGGCACTGCGACGGCCTCGCCCGGTTGCTGCGCAACCAGTACCTGACGGAACGCAGGTTGGACGACTACCGCTGGACGGACTGGCTCTACCGGCCGTGA
- a CDS encoding ATP-binding protein, with protein MFSRVAIVNRGEAAMRLIHAVGELNAEGGPRIETVALYTDADRTATFVREADIAYNLGPASARPYLDLAVLERALIETGADAAWVGWGFVAEDPAFAELCEKIGITFIGPSPDAMRKLGDKIGAKLIAEEVGVPVAPWSRGPVEDLDAALAAAERIGYPLMLKATAGGGGRGIRVITGPDELKDAYERTSQEAARAFGSGVVFLERLVTGARHVEVQVIADGQGTAWALGVRDCSVQRRNQKIIEESASPVLAPEQAAELKASAERLAVAVGYRGAATVEFLYHPGDKLFAFLEVNTRLQVEHPITESTTGVDLVKAQLHVAAGGKLEGTPPAELGHAIEARLNAEDPDRDFAPAPGRIALLDLPAGPGIRVDTGVSEGDSIPADFDSMIAKIIAYGRDRDEALSRLRRAMRETTVLIEGGTTNKSFVLDLLDQAEVIDGSADTGWIDRVRAQGRLVSHAHSGIALAAAAIEAYQDEKQVELQRLLSTAHGGRPQVQHEVGRPIDLKLRGASYRLTVAQTGPGRYRIGFVTGEDVETVEAELERFDSHTGQIHVNGRRFRLVTGTHGPIHLVEVDGVTHRISRDEGGVVRSPAPALVVATPLAAGDEVEAGAPVLVLESMKMETVLRAPFRAVLKESLVSVGSQVETGAALLRLEPLADDDAEAAPATAGVDLDLPAEPDGLSAAHRAERGLADLRSMLLGFDVDPRDGGRTLARYLSARAELPQRPLEAETALLDVFADLSELSRNKPDGEETKAETRVHSPREHFHTYLQSLDAERAGLSETFQGRLTRVLGHYGVDGLDRTPELEEAVFRIFLAQQRAASDVAVITALLQQWLTEAPPHNGVRQTVGHALERLIRATQLRFPVVGDLARSLVFRWFAQPLLRRTRAEVYTKVRRHLAYLDANPDAADRDERIAEMVASPEPLVRLLGQRIGRPGLDAGPLLEVLSRRYYREHGLEDVETRTVDGRALVTAGYDLDGQRQRLIATVADFAGLADAVRTVAEVAEEAGPGGLVADIYLTWPGQPADADLMAAELREVLTGVALPDNLRRVTTTVAGSSGSAMHHHFTFRPASTGLTEERLIRGLHPLIGQRLQLRRLQNFDLTRLPSADEDVYLLRCVAPKNPSDERLVAMAQVRDLTPLRDDEGRILALPAVEGALGACLDAIRKVQAQRPAKKRLDTNRIFLYVWPPSDLTPEDLNTVAQRVVPTTAGAGVEEVLFLGRQRDKETGELRPVAVRVSYEVASGVRLSITDPPTELIQPLDDYGQKVLRARRRGTVYPYELTGMLAGEGGTFTEYDLDDAGALVPVEREKGLNKAGIVTGVATTPTERYPEGMTRVVLLGDPTKALGALSEPECARVIAALDLADRLSVPVEWYALSAGARIAMDSGTENMDWIAAALRRIVQFTQDGGEINIVVAGINVGAQPYWNAEATMLMHTKGILVMTPDSAMVLTGKQSLDFSGGVSAEDNFGIGGYDRVMGPNGQAQYWAPNLDAAHGVLMSHYDHTYVLPGESRPRRAVTTDPIDRDVSDYPHAIVGSDFTTVGQIFSRETNPDRKKPFDIRTVMRALADSDHPILERWAGMADAETAVVQDVHLGGYPVCLLGIESRSVPRRGFPPTDGPDTYTAGTLFPRSSKKAARAINAASGNRPLVVLANLSGFDGSPESMRKLQLEYGAEIGRAIVNFRGPIVFCVISRYHGGAFVVFSKTLNPNMTVLAVDGSFASVLGGAPAAAVVFAQEVNSRTANDPRVTELEARVASADSASRAALVTQLADVRASVRAEKLGEVAAEFDGVHSIQRAQRVGSVDAIIRPEELRPQIIAAVERGLARA; from the coding sequence GTGTTCAGTCGTGTCGCGATCGTCAACCGGGGAGAGGCCGCGATGCGCCTCATCCACGCCGTCGGTGAGCTCAACGCGGAGGGCGGGCCGCGCATCGAGACGGTGGCCCTCTACACCGACGCCGACCGCACGGCGACCTTCGTGCGGGAAGCCGACATCGCCTACAACCTGGGCCCGGCGTCCGCCCGCCCGTACCTCGACCTCGCCGTGCTGGAACGCGCCCTGATCGAGACCGGCGCCGACGCGGCCTGGGTCGGCTGGGGCTTCGTCGCCGAGGACCCCGCCTTCGCGGAGCTGTGCGAGAAGATCGGCATCACCTTCATCGGCCCGAGCCCGGACGCCATGCGCAAGCTGGGCGACAAGATCGGTGCCAAGCTGATCGCCGAAGAGGTGGGCGTCCCGGTCGCGCCGTGGAGCCGCGGGCCGGTCGAGGACCTCGACGCCGCCCTGGCCGCCGCCGAGCGCATCGGCTACCCCCTCATGCTCAAGGCCACCGCCGGCGGTGGTGGCCGCGGCATCCGCGTCATCACCGGCCCCGACGAGCTCAAGGACGCCTACGAGCGCACCAGCCAGGAGGCCGCGCGGGCCTTCGGCAGCGGCGTCGTGTTCCTGGAGCGCCTGGTCACCGGCGCGCGGCACGTCGAGGTCCAGGTGATCGCCGACGGCCAGGGCACCGCCTGGGCCCTGGGCGTGCGGGACTGCTCGGTGCAGCGCCGCAACCAGAAGATCATCGAGGAGTCCGCCTCGCCGGTGCTGGCCCCCGAGCAGGCGGCCGAGCTGAAGGCCTCCGCCGAGCGGCTGGCCGTCGCGGTCGGCTACCGCGGCGCCGCCACGGTCGAGTTCCTCTACCACCCCGGCGACAAGCTGTTCGCCTTCCTCGAGGTCAACACCCGGCTGCAGGTCGAGCACCCGATCACCGAGTCCACCACCGGCGTGGACCTGGTGAAGGCGCAGCTGCACGTCGCCGCGGGCGGCAAGCTCGAGGGCACCCCGCCGGCCGAACTGGGCCACGCCATCGAGGCCCGGCTCAACGCCGAGGACCCGGACCGCGACTTCGCGCCGGCGCCCGGCCGCATCGCGCTGCTCGACCTCCCGGCCGGCCCGGGCATCCGGGTCGACACCGGCGTGAGCGAGGGCGACTCGATCCCGGCCGACTTCGACTCGATGATCGCCAAGATCATCGCCTACGGCCGCGACCGCGACGAGGCGTTGTCCCGCCTGCGCCGCGCGATGCGCGAGACCACCGTCCTCATCGAAGGCGGCACCACCAACAAGAGCTTCGTCCTCGACCTGCTCGACCAGGCCGAGGTGATCGACGGCAGCGCGGACACCGGCTGGATCGACCGCGTCCGCGCGCAGGGCCGTCTGGTCTCGCACGCGCACTCCGGCATCGCGCTGGCCGCCGCGGCGATCGAGGCCTACCAGGACGAGAAACAGGTCGAGCTGCAGCGGCTGCTGTCCACCGCACACGGCGGCCGCCCGCAGGTGCAGCACGAGGTCGGCCGCCCGATCGACCTCAAGCTGCGCGGCGCGAGCTACCGGCTCACCGTCGCCCAGACCGGCCCGGGCCGCTACCGCATCGGGTTCGTCACCGGCGAGGACGTGGAGACCGTCGAGGCGGAGCTGGAGCGCTTCGACTCCCACACCGGCCAGATCCACGTCAACGGCCGCCGCTTCCGGCTCGTCACCGGCACGCACGGGCCGATCCACCTGGTCGAGGTCGACGGCGTCACCCACCGGATCAGCCGCGACGAGGGCGGCGTCGTCCGCTCGCCCGCCCCGGCCCTGGTGGTCGCGACCCCGCTCGCGGCCGGTGACGAGGTCGAGGCCGGCGCCCCGGTGCTGGTGCTGGAAAGCATGAAGATGGAGACCGTCCTGCGCGCGCCGTTCCGGGCGGTGCTCAAGGAGTCCCTGGTCTCCGTGGGCAGCCAGGTCGAGACCGGCGCCGCGTTGCTGCGCCTGGAACCGCTGGCCGACGACGACGCCGAGGCCGCCCCCGCGACCGCGGGTGTCGACCTGGACCTGCCGGCGGAGCCGGACGGGCTGTCCGCCGCGCACCGGGCCGAGCGCGGCCTGGCCGACCTGCGCAGCATGCTGCTCGGGTTCGACGTCGACCCGCGCGACGGCGGCCGCACCCTGGCCAGGTACCTGTCCGCGCGCGCCGAGCTGCCGCAGCGGCCGCTCGAGGCCGAGACGGCGCTGCTGGACGTCTTCGCCGACCTGTCCGAGCTGTCCCGCAACAAGCCCGACGGCGAGGAGACCAAGGCCGAGACGCGGGTGCACAGCCCGCGCGAGCACTTCCACACCTACCTGCAGAGCCTCGACGCCGAGCGCGCCGGGCTGTCGGAGACCTTCCAGGGCCGCCTCACCCGCGTGCTCGGCCACTACGGCGTCGACGGTCTGGACCGCACGCCGGAGCTGGAGGAGGCGGTCTTCCGGATCTTCCTCGCCCAGCAGCGCGCGGCTTCCGACGTCGCGGTGATCACGGCGCTGCTGCAGCAGTGGCTGACCGAGGCACCGCCGCACAACGGCGTCCGCCAGACCGTCGGCCACGCGCTGGAGCGGCTGATCCGCGCCACCCAGCTGCGCTTCCCGGTGGTCGGCGACCTCGCGCGGAGCCTGGTGTTCCGCTGGTTCGCCCAGCCGCTGCTGCGCCGCACGCGCGCCGAGGTCTACACGAAGGTGCGCCGCCACCTGGCCTACCTCGACGCGAACCCGGACGCGGCCGACCGCGACGAGCGCATCGCCGAGATGGTCGCCAGCCCCGAGCCGCTGGTGCGGCTGCTCGGCCAGCGCATCGGCCGCCCCGGTCTGGACGCCGGGCCGCTGCTGGAGGTGCTCAGCCGCCGCTACTACCGCGAGCACGGCCTGGAGGACGTCGAAACCCGCACGGTGGACGGGCGCGCGCTGGTCACCGCCGGGTACGACCTGGACGGGCAGCGGCAGCGGCTCATCGCCACCGTCGCCGACTTCGCCGGCCTCGCCGACGCGGTCCGCACGGTCGCCGAGGTCGCCGAGGAGGCCGGGCCCGGTGGCCTGGTCGCCGACATCTACCTGACCTGGCCCGGCCAGCCCGCCGACGCCGACCTGATGGCGGCCGAGCTGCGCGAGGTGCTGACCGGTGTCGCGCTGCCGGACAACCTGCGCCGCGTCACCACGACGGTCGCCGGGAGCAGCGGGTCGGCGATGCACCACCACTTCACGTTCCGGCCCGCCTCGACCGGGCTGACCGAGGAGCGGCTGATCCGCGGCCTGCACCCGCTCATCGGGCAGCGCCTGCAGCTGCGGCGCCTGCAGAACTTCGACCTCACCCGGCTGCCCTCGGCCGACGAGGACGTCTACCTGCTGCGCTGCGTGGCGCCGAAGAACCCGTCCGACGAGCGCCTGGTCGCGATGGCGCAGGTCCGCGACCTGACCCCGCTGCGCGACGACGAGGGCCGCATCCTCGCCCTGCCCGCGGTGGAGGGCGCGCTCGGCGCGTGCCTCGACGCGATCCGCAAGGTGCAGGCGCAGCGGCCGGCCAAGAAGCGGCTCGACACCAACCGGATCTTCCTCTACGTGTGGCCGCCGAGCGACCTCACGCCGGAGGACCTGAACACGGTCGCGCAGCGGGTGGTGCCCACGACCGCGGGCGCCGGCGTCGAGGAAGTGCTGTTCCTCGGCCGCCAGCGCGACAAGGAGACCGGTGAGCTGCGCCCGGTCGCGGTGCGCGTGTCCTACGAGGTCGCCAGCGGCGTGCGGCTGTCCATCACCGACCCGCCGACCGAGCTGATCCAGCCGCTGGACGACTACGGCCAGAAGGTGCTGCGGGCGCGCCGCCGCGGCACCGTCTACCCGTACGAGCTGACCGGGATGCTGGCCGGCGAGGGCGGGACGTTCACCGAGTACGACCTCGACGACGCCGGTGCGCTCGTCCCCGTCGAGCGCGAGAAGGGCCTGAACAAGGCCGGGATCGTGACCGGCGTGGCGACCACGCCGACCGAGCGCTACCCCGAGGGCATGACGCGCGTGGTGCTGCTCGGCGACCCGACGAAGGCGCTCGGCGCACTGTCCGAACCGGAGTGCGCGCGGGTGATCGCCGCGCTGGACCTGGCGGACCGGCTGTCGGTCCCGGTGGAGTGGTACGCGCTGTCCGCGGGCGCGCGGATCGCGATGGACTCCGGTACCGAGAACATGGACTGGATCGCCGCGGCGCTGCGCCGCATCGTCCAGTTCACGCAGGACGGTGGCGAGATCAACATCGTGGTCGCCGGGATCAACGTCGGCGCCCAGCCGTACTGGAACGCCGAGGCCACGATGCTCATGCACACCAAGGGCATCCTGGTGATGACGCCGGATTCGGCGATGGTGCTGACCGGCAAGCAGTCGCTGGACTTCTCCGGTGGCGTGTCGGCCGAGGACAACTTCGGCATCGGCGGGTACGACCGCGTGATGGGGCCGAACGGGCAGGCGCAGTACTGGGCGCCGAACCTGGACGCGGCGCACGGCGTGCTGATGAGCCACTACGACCACACCTACGTCCTGCCGGGCGAGAGCCGTCCGCGCCGGGCGGTCACGACCGACCCGATCGACCGGGACGTGTCCGACTATCCCCATGCGATCGTCGGCAGCGACTTCACCACCGTGGGGCAGATCTTCTCGCGGGAGACCAACCCGGACCGCAAGAAGCCGTTCGACATCCGGACCGTGATGCGCGCGCTGGCCGACTCCGACCACCCGATCCTGGAGCGGTGGGCCGGCATGGCGGACGCGGAGACCGCGGTCGTGCAGGACGTGCACCTCGGCGGGTACCCGGTGTGCCTGCTGGGCATCGAGTCGCGGTCGGTGCCGCGGCGCGGGTTCCCGCCCACCGACGGCCCGGACACCTACACCGCCGGCACGTTGTTCCCGCGCTCGTCGAAGAAGGCGGCACGCGCGATCAACGCGGCGAGCGGGAACCGGCCGCTGGTGGTGCTGGCGAACCTGTCCGGTTTCGACGGTTCGCCGGAGTCGATGCGCAAGCTCCAGCTGGAGTACGGCGCGGAGATCGGGCGCGCGATCGTGAACTTCCGCGGGCCGATCGTGTTCTGCGTGATCTCGCGCTACCACGGCGGCGCGTTCGTGGTGTTCTCGAAGACGCTGAACCCGAACATGACCGTGCTGGCCGTGGACGGTTCCTTCGCGTCCGTGCTGGGCGGCGCCCCCGCCGCGGCCGTGGTGTTCGCGCAGGAGGTCAACTCCCGCACGGCGAACGACCCGCGCGTGACGGAGCTGGAGGCGCGGGTGGCGTCCGCGGACAGCGCGTCGCGGGCGGCGCTGGTGACGCAGCTGGCCGACGTGCGGGCCTCGGTGCGGGCGGAGAAGCTGGGCGAGGTGGCCGCCGAGTTCGACGGGGTGCACTCGATCCAGCGGGCCCAGCGGGTCGGCTCGGTGGACGCGATCATCCGCCCGGAGGAGCTGCGGCCGCAGATCATCGCCGCGGTGGAGCGGGGACTGGCGCGGGCCTAG
- a CDS encoding dihydrofolate reductase family protein has translation MGTTYLHAVASLDGYIADEHDDVGPLHDWYFNGDHPLVEEDHPDVHGAPFRVSAASAEYVRGMWSRQKVLVVGRRQFDLTNGWEGHPPASEHVVVVSHRPRPQGWHPEAPYHFAGSVAEGIARAQELAGDGEIGVGAGDVGGQALALGLVDHVAIDVVPVVFGRGKPYFGTLADGTLMLGDPDVVIQGDGVLHLRLPARSGAGRWSSSTTAE, from the coding sequence ATGGGGACGACGTACCTGCACGCGGTGGCCTCGCTGGACGGCTACATCGCCGATGAGCACGACGACGTGGGACCGCTCCACGACTGGTACTTCAACGGCGACCACCCGCTCGTCGAGGAGGACCATCCCGACGTCCACGGCGCGCCGTTCCGGGTCTCGGCGGCCTCGGCCGAGTACGTGCGCGGGATGTGGTCGCGCCAGAAGGTCCTGGTCGTCGGCCGGCGCCAGTTCGACCTGACCAACGGCTGGGAGGGGCATCCGCCGGCGAGCGAGCACGTCGTGGTCGTGTCGCACCGGCCGCGGCCGCAGGGCTGGCACCCGGAGGCGCCGTACCACTTCGCCGGCTCGGTGGCGGAGGGGATCGCACGAGCGCAGGAGCTGGCCGGCGACGGTGAGATCGGGGTGGGCGCGGGCGACGTCGGCGGGCAGGCGCTGGCGCTGGGACTCGTCGACCACGTGGCGATCGACGTCGTGCCGGTCGTCTTCGGACGGGGGAAGCCGTACTTCGGGACGCTCGCCGACGGCACCCTGATGCTCGGTGATCCCGACGTGGTCATCCAGGGCGACGGTGTGCTGCACCTGCGCCTCCCCGCCCGCTCGGGGGCCGGCCGTTGGTCGTCTTCTACAACTGCTGAGTGA
- a CDS encoding cupin domain-containing protein — MTGNQPEPSPELDELYRGFQEELLVPLWTEIGDLMPMSPSPAMRPHAWRWKTLLPLAEKAGELVPVGRGGERRAIALANPGLGGAPYATPTLWAAIQYLGPGENAPEHRHTQNAFRFVVEGDGVWTVVDGDPVAMRRGDFLLTPGWHFHGHHNTSSEPMAWIDGLDIPFVHYTGSAFFEFGPEKVSSTQTPDRSRAERLWAHPGLRPVSHTAPAVNSPIAAYRWEHTDAALTDQLALEDEGYPGVVEPGHAAVRFTNPTTGGDVMPTIRAEFHRLRAGAETAARQEVGSAVWQVFEGSGTVRVADREWHVDHGDLFVVPSWAPVTLAADTQLDLFRFSDTPIFERLHADRVRVGGQQ; from the coding sequence ATGACCGGCAACCAGCCCGAACCGTCCCCGGAGCTCGACGAGCTGTACCGGGGATTCCAGGAGGAACTCCTCGTTCCACTGTGGACCGAAATCGGCGACCTGATGCCGATGAGCCCGTCGCCGGCGATGCGCCCGCACGCCTGGCGGTGGAAGACCCTGCTGCCGCTGGCGGAGAAGGCCGGCGAGCTGGTCCCGGTCGGCCGCGGCGGTGAGCGCCGCGCCATCGCGCTGGCCAACCCCGGCCTGGGCGGCGCCCCGTACGCGACGCCAACGCTGTGGGCCGCGATCCAGTACCTCGGCCCGGGTGAGAACGCGCCCGAGCACCGGCACACGCAGAACGCGTTCCGGTTCGTCGTCGAGGGCGATGGTGTGTGGACGGTCGTCGACGGCGACCCGGTCGCGATGCGCCGCGGCGACTTCCTGCTCACCCCCGGCTGGCACTTCCACGGCCACCACAACACCTCCAGCGAGCCGATGGCCTGGATCGACGGCCTGGACATCCCGTTCGTGCACTACACCGGCTCCGCGTTCTTCGAGTTCGGCCCGGAGAAGGTGTCCAGCACACAGACCCCGGACCGCTCGCGTGCCGAGCGGCTGTGGGCCCACCCGGGCCTGCGGCCGGTGTCGCACACCGCTCCCGCGGTCAACTCGCCGATCGCCGCCTACCGCTGGGAGCACACCGACGCCGCCCTGACCGACCAGCTCGCCCTGGAGGACGAGGGCTACCCCGGCGTCGTCGAACCCGGCCACGCCGCTGTCCGCTTCACGAACCCGACCACCGGCGGCGACGTCATGCCGACCATCCGCGCGGAGTTCCACCGGCTGCGCGCCGGCGCGGAAACCGCCGCCCGCCAGGAGGTCGGTTCCGCCGTGTGGCAGGTCTTCGAGGGCTCGGGCACGGTCCGCGTCGCCGACCGGGAATGGCACGTCGACCACGGCGACCTGTTCGTCGTCCCGTCCTGGGCCCCGGTGACCCTGGCCGCCGACACGCAGCTGGACCTGTTCCGGTTCAGCGACACCCCGATCTTCGAACGACTGCACGCCGACCGCGTGCGGGTGGGAGGACAGCAGTGA
- a CDS encoding fumarylacetoacetate hydrolase family protein, whose amino-acid sequence MKLATLRTAEGTRAIRVEGERYAELGAPDVGAFLAQEDWRARAGAVTPERPLAGADLAPVVPRPGKILCVGLNYRNHILEMGRELPEYPTLFAKFPEALIGPADPVALPPESDAVDWEAELAIVIGTSVRRAGEAEAEAAIAGFSVLNDVTTRDWQYRSPQWLQGKTFEGTTPFGPYLVTPDELPGGTAPALDLSCSVDGEQVQKANTEDLVFNPVELVRYASTILTLRPGDVIATGTPGGVGHARKPPRYLTAGARLVTEISGLGRLENVARDEHA is encoded by the coding sequence GTGAAACTCGCAACCCTGCGCACCGCCGAGGGCACCCGGGCGATCCGCGTCGAGGGCGAGCGCTACGCCGAACTCGGTGCGCCCGACGTCGGTGCGTTCCTGGCCCAGGAGGACTGGCGCGCCCGGGCCGGGGCGGTCACGCCGGAGCGGCCGCTGGCCGGCGCGGACCTCGCCCCGGTCGTGCCGCGGCCGGGCAAGATCCTGTGCGTCGGCCTGAACTACCGCAACCACATCCTGGAGATGGGCCGCGAACTCCCCGAGTACCCGACGCTGTTCGCGAAGTTCCCGGAGGCGCTGATCGGCCCCGCCGACCCGGTCGCGCTGCCGCCGGAATCGGACGCGGTGGACTGGGAGGCCGAGCTCGCCATCGTCATCGGCACCAGCGTGCGGCGTGCCGGCGAGGCCGAGGCCGAGGCGGCGATCGCCGGGTTCAGCGTCCTCAACGACGTGACCACCCGCGACTGGCAGTACCGGTCGCCGCAGTGGTTGCAGGGCAAGACGTTCGAGGGCACCACGCCGTTCGGCCCGTACCTGGTGACCCCGGACGAACTGCCCGGCGGCACCGCGCCCGCGCTCGACCTGAGCTGCTCGGTCGACGGCGAGCAGGTGCAGAAGGCGAACACCGAAGACCTGGTGTTCAACCCGGTCGAGCTGGTCCGGTACGCCTCGACGATCCTCACGCTGCGGCCCGGCGACGTCATCGCCACCGGCACCCCCGGCGGCGTCGGCCACGCGCGCAAGCCCCCGCGTTACCTGACCGCGGGCGCGCGGCTGGTGACCGAGATCAGCGGCCTCGGCCGCCTGGAGAACGTGGCCCGCGATGAGCACGCGTGA
- a CDS encoding maleylpyruvate isomerase family mycothiol-dependent enzyme: MSTRDWMDEGTRLVLDAIGKLADDEFDAPTLLPGWTRRHLVAHLHYNAEALRRLVSWARTGVEARMYESAEQRAAEIAEGAKLPVAELRRRVRESADALAADLDALPADAWSHQVVTAQGRTVPATEIVWMRTREVAVHAVDLATGTGFEDLPDDLVQALVEDALKRRLAQGQGPALARWLTGRASQAPDLGPWL; the protein is encoded by the coding sequence ATGAGCACGCGTGACTGGATGGACGAGGGCACGCGGCTGGTGCTGGACGCGATCGGGAAACTGGCGGACGACGAGTTCGACGCGCCGACCCTGCTGCCCGGCTGGACCCGCCGCCACCTCGTCGCGCACCTGCACTACAACGCCGAGGCATTGCGGCGCCTGGTGAGCTGGGCCCGCACCGGGGTCGAGGCGCGCATGTACGAAAGCGCCGAGCAGCGGGCGGCCGAGATCGCAGAGGGCGCGAAGCTGCCCGTCGCCGAGCTGCGCCGGAGGGTGCGGGAGTCGGCGGACGCGCTGGCCGCCGACCTCGACGCCCTGCCCGCGGACGCCTGGTCCCACCAGGTGGTCACCGCGCAGGGCCGGACGGTGCCGGCCACCGAGATCGTCTGGATGCGGACCCGCGAGGTCGCGGTGCACGCGGTCGACCTGGCCACCGGCACCGGGTTCGAGGACCTGCCGGACGACCTGGTCCAGGCCCTCGTCGAGGACGCGCTCAAGCGCCGTCTGGCTCAGGGGCAGGGCCCCGCGCTGGCCCGCTGGCTCACCGGACGCGCCTCGCAAGCGCCCGACCTCGGCCCCTGGCTCTAG